A genomic region of Bacillota bacterium contains the following coding sequences:
- a CDS encoding type II toxin-antitoxin system PemK/MazF family toxin — protein MIVTQNGFYIERGDIFLLELGSDVQEEEIKQPVLVIQNDIGNRFCNSVIVVPLFPNIQLKSLLLGVLLEARGGVGLATDHVALFTQIRTVDKACFRKDNFLGRPDAQVMERVDEAIKLSLGLSTIQRLQTKQQLVQKWRMKMRNLVG, from the coding sequence GTGATTGTCACTCAAAATGGTTTTTATATCGAACGAGGAGATATTTTTCTCCTTGAACTGGGGAGTGATGTTCAGGAAGAGGAAATCAAACAGCCGGTTTTAGTGATTCAAAACGATATTGGCAACCGCTTCTGTAATTCGGTGATTGTTGTTCCTCTTTTTCCCAACATCCAGTTGAAAAGCCTTTTGCTGGGAGTGCTTTTGGAAGCACGAGGGGGCGTTGGTTTAGCGACAGATCATGTAGCCCTGTTTACGCAAATTCGAACCGTAGATAAAGCATGTTTTCGTAAGGATAATTTTTTAGGCCGGCCTGATGCTCAAGTGATGGAACGCGTTGACGAAGCGATCAAATTGAGCCTGGGTCTTAGCACGATCCAGCGTTTACAAACGAAACAACAACTCGTTCAAAAGTGGCGGATGAAAATGAGAAATCTGGTGGGCTGA